In the Acidobacteriota bacterium genome, one interval contains:
- a CDS encoding beta-ketoacyl synthase N-terminal-like domain-containing protein translates to MRKIRKPVYFACGDYTVSLGTGRKEFHPKKPRPGLEHYIAEAGRGVLAQLGGADKVDESVVGNFMAARFNKQGHLGALISVVDPGLAYKPSLRVEGACASGGLALATAVRSVLADQADGVLALGVEVQNTVKAIYGADVLAGAGHFASERKQGHAYFFPSRFAERAGAYQQRFGHEQAWEGMGRWYEQAILAARTNDKAQEFHNADPDPFASHQRMRPNPRGFCDHINVLDCSKVSDGAAAVAVLSEEGLSRAGVAAEDAIELVGIGHVAADLTAPPEDLTVLDTTRRAVSEAMEMAGVTARQIGVFEVHDCFTITGILAVEALGLAPHGEGAAYVAAGKTRPDGPSPINPSGGLIGWGHPTGATGVRMAVDIWRQLTGRAGEAQLDLDERPYGLTISMGGNDKTVVSCVFRRAG, encoded by the coding sequence ATGAGAAAGATACGCAAGCCGGTCTACTTCGCCTGTGGTGACTACACCGTCTCCCTCGGCACGGGCCGCAAGGAATTCCACCCCAAAAAGCCCCGCCCGGGTCTCGAGCACTACATCGCCGAGGCCGGCCGCGGCGTACTCGCCCAGCTCGGGGGGGCCGACAAGGTGGACGAGTCCGTTGTGGGTAACTTCATGGCCGCCCGCTTCAACAAGCAGGGGCACCTGGGGGCGCTGATCTCCGTGGTGGACCCGGGCCTGGCCTACAAGCCCTCCCTGCGGGTGGAGGGCGCCTGCGCGTCGGGCGGCCTGGCCCTGGCCACCGCCGTGCGCAGCGTGCTGGCCGACCAGGCCGACGGCGTGCTGGCCCTGGGCGTGGAAGTGCAGAACACGGTCAAGGCGATCTACGGGGCCGACGTGCTGGCAGGCGCCGGACACTTCGCCTCCGAGCGCAAGCAGGGCCATGCCTATTTCTTCCCCTCCCGCTTCGCCGAGCGGGCCGGGGCCTACCAGCAGCGCTTCGGGCACGAGCAGGCCTGGGAGGGCATGGGGCGCTGGTACGAGCAGGCGATCCTCGCGGCGCGCACCAACGACAAGGCCCAGGAGTTCCACAACGCCGATCCCGATCCCTTCGCCAGCCACCAGCGGATGCGGCCCAACCCCCGGGGCTTCTGCGACCACATCAACGTGCTGGACTGCTCGAAGGTTTCCGACGGAGCGGCGGCCGTCGCCGTGCTCTCGGAGGAGGGACTGAGCCGGGCCGGCGTGGCGGCCGAGGACGCCATCGAGCTGGTGGGCATCGGCCACGTGGCCGCCGACCTGACTGCGCCCCCCGAGGACCTCACCGTGCTCGACACCACCCGCCGGGCGGTCAGCGAGGCGATGGAAATGGCCGGCGTCACGGCCCGGCAGATCGGCGTCTTCGAAGTGCACGACTGCTTTACCATCACCGGCATCCTGGCGGTCGAGGCCCTGGGTCTGGCGCCCCACGGTGAAGGGGCGGCCTACGTGGCGGCGGGCAAGACGCGGCCCGACGGTCCCTCGCCGATCAACCCCTCCGGCGGCCTGATCGGCTGGGGCCACCCCACGGGAGCTACCGGCGTGCGCATGGCGGTGGACATCTGGCGCCAGCTCACCGGCCGCGCCGGCGAGGCTCAGCTCGACCTGGACGAGCGTCCCTACGGGCTGACGATCTCCATGGGCGGCAACGACAAGACGGTGGTGAGCTGCGTGTTCCGCCGCGCCGGCTGA